The following is a genomic window from Staphylococcus capitis subsp. capitis.
TTTTCCTAATTCAGCACCAGTACGTTTGAAATCAGGGAGATCAAGGCCGATTAAATCTGCATGATCCCAACCGTTTTGTACAGGTCTGACTTGCCAAACCCCTTTACTTGTAGCTGGGTTCAAGAAGCCTACTTTTTTGAATGCTTGAGCAGTAGGATATATTGACGATGATACAGGTACTAGACCGTCATTCACTCTTACATTTTTATTTTTATCTCTACCAATGATACGACTCGTTATATCCATTGCGAATAACTGTCTTACGTCTGGTATTTGAAATCCTAGAGGGCCAGTATGCGTAGCTGTACCTGTATAAGTTGTGTATACAATATTAGGGTTTAAGTTTGTCATTTTATTTAACTTTTCAGCACCAGCAGTTGTTAAATCATTAATTGCTTGGTCTTCAGTATCCCAAATTCTACTATTTGCAACGCGTTCAGCATATTCTATATAGCTTTCATTTGGTTTTTGTTTAAAGCCCCATTGAGAAAAGCCTAAATTTAAATCTAGCAATCTACTACCACTTAGACGTCCTATACGATTCATTGCATCTTTAACAATTTTACGTGTACCTAATTTATCGGCAGCAGGCGTACCATTATGAGGTGTTCCTACAGTAGTGATAGTTGATATCATATTATCTTTTCCACCTTTGAAGAGATCTGATACCGTACCGCCATGTTGACGTTGATAGTCTATTTCTTCTTGATTTCCATTTCTTAAGAAATGCTCCATCAAACGAATCGTTTGACCACCCATACTATGACCAACTAAATGAATTTTTTTACCAGGTGCCCAATCCGGCATAATACCTTCATATGTTCTACCATAACGATGATGACCATATTTAGCCGCATGAGCTGCACCGTAGTCTACGCGACCGCCTTTAATGTAGTAGTACAAGTCAACCGCACGATCATAGTTACTGCTAAATGCTCCAATATTTGCTTCATGTACACGGTAACCTTGTTTAGTCAATTCACTTTTAATATTATATTTACCTCCACCCCAATAATTTGGGTAAAGTGTAAACGCATCTTCACCGACTAAACCAGCAAAACCATGAACGAACACGACAGGATATTGATTTTTATATTGAGCTTGTAGCGTTTGTTTAGAAAGTTTGTTCGGTTGATGAGATTGTAGTGTTTTTGGTTCTGTGGAAGTCGGTCTTTCTGTTTTATCTGTTTTAACTGATTGTTTCGTAGTATTTTTATTTTCTTGTTTCATGGATGGAGTTTTCTTAGTTGGTTGGTCTACTTCTTTTTCATTATTTTGTTCCCGAGTATCTTGTTCTTTATTTGAAGATTTTAATTGAGTTGAGTCTTTCGGGTCATCATTGTTTTCAGTAGATCGAAGTTGAGTATTTTGTGATGATTGATGGGCACCCTTAGACTGAGGATTATCATTGTCAGTTTCGTCTTTGTTGTTTCGAGACTCTTGCGTTGTTTCTTGAGGTTGTGAAGATGAGGAATTTTGTTTAGATTCTTTAGAGTATGTAGTGTCATGAGTTGATGATTTATCTTTAGATTCTTGCGGGTCTTGTGAATCTGGTTTATCTTGAGGGCCTTGTTGATCTTGCGACTTAGTTGATTCTTGAGATTCAGAAGGATTATCGCTTGATTTGCTTTGAGTTACTTTATCATTTTCTTGAATTGTTTCTGTTGATTGAGTTTCTGATTTATATTGCTTGTTATCAGTTGATGCTACTCTATCTTGCGTAGATGTACTATCAGATGTTTTTTCACTATCTTGTGTTTTTTTAGACGGAAGGACGTCTTGATTATCTGATTCTTCCTTCTCAGTATCAATCGCTTCTGATGTGTCTGAAGTATCGTTATGATTAATTGCTTCTTTCGTGCTTTCTAATGATTGATTTTGAGAGTTTTCTTTATCTTGAGGACGTTGAGTTGGATTCGTTTGTTGTGCTTGAGTAGATTGAGTTGATTCGGTTTGTTGAGGTTGAGAATGTTGCGTTGATTCCGATTGCTGTGGTTGAGAAGTTTTTGAAGATGATAACTCAGACTCACTTGGCCGTGATTCATTTTCTTTTAAATTCTTTTGAGCAGTTTGAGTTGTTTCATTTGAATGTGAAGGTGTATTAATTTGTTGGTTTGTCTCTTCTGCGGCATGTGCTTGTTGTCCCCCAATAAAAATCGTTATACCTGTGACAATAGACACGACTCCTACAGCGTACTTTCTAATACTAAATCTTTTCTTTTCATTATAATTTTTCAAAATAATCACCTCTATAAGTTTTTTCCCTTATAAAGATTGAAAATATAACTGCTATCTTTAAATTAACATACAAACGTTTAATTTTTTTAACTTTTTTTATTAAAGTTTTGTTAAAATTTGTATTTTTATATTTTGCTTTCTTCTATATTTTCAATTTAACAAATAATTATTATAATTCGATAAATTACCTGTAATTTGATATATTAAGTACTAAATAATATTTATGAGGTTATTTTTAATGGAGAGTTACCAACAATTTCTAAACAGCCCTAATACATTTATATGGATAGCTTTTATTTTATATTTAATTAGTAGTTTAGTCTTTTTTAGTGTCACAGTTTTCGTAGGTTTACGTCATGTGTCTCTTAAAGAAAGAATCATTACTACCTTTGTTTTAAGTATCGTTTTAACACTTACGTTGACTACACTTACTTATTGCATCGTCTCTAAATAAAGAACTGGAAAGTGACTATTAAAAATCTACTTTCCAGTTTTACTTTATTGTATAGAGAAAGGCACAAACACCATTCTACCAATGTCTATGCCTTTTAAATCAGTTAATATAATGCTGTGTTACGCGGTGTTCTCTGTTGTAGTACAATATACATTATTTAATTTCTATACCAAGCTGTTTTAGGCCAATTCTTATGTTTAGGTTTACCTTTCCATGACGAGCAATCTTTAACTCCTTTTTTACGAACATTCAAACCATCACATTTAGTCATTTTTCCTATAGATGAGCATTTATAAGCTTTAGCGTGATACCAACAGTCACTTTTATAAAAATCTACATAAGCTCTCGGATGTACTTTTGACCAGTATTTATGATCAGATTTTGTTCCATTAAATCTATTACAATGCACATGAGTTCCCTTTTTAACTCTTTTTCCACTTTTTTGTCCTTTATAGGTTTTACTATAGAGAGCTATTCCATTTGGTATTTTACCATCGTCTTTACCATCCATGTTACCAACAAAATCTGTAAAATTAATTACTTTTGTATTATTTCCACTACTTCCATCGGCTGAGTAACTTGAGGTTTTCTTTTCTGGATTAGGTAACATATCTTCTACAACGACTTTATTTCCATTTTTAGTAATATGAAAATTATTATCTTCTTTTTCAATTTCTTTGAATTGTTTCATCGTTTTCGAATCAACTTGCGAAGCATCATAAGTTCCAACTAATTTAACATTTTTAGGATTCGAGTCGTGATTTTCTTCTGCGTGAGTTGCATTGGTTTGCAAACTTGCTATACCTGTACCGGAAACTAAAACACCAATTAAAATTAATTTTAAAAAATTTTTCAATTTTTACATATCCTTTAAAATTAATTAAATTATGTAGAAAAGACTACATTTTTAAGTTATCATAAATTATAAAATTTTTTAGAATATAAGGTGAATTTAAATGAAAAAAGCATTTTATATTATTGGTATAATCATTGTTTTAGCGATTTGTTATATTTTTGTAAATTTTTTTCTATTTGATACATGGGTATGTCACTCCAGCGAGAAACAAATTAATGAATACGTTCAAAAGAAGGAAACCAAGAAATTAAACAATATTACTAAAGATAATAAGACATATCATTTTTTAAAAGAACAAGATACTATTTCTATTGAAAGAAAGTCTGACAATCAAGGAAGTGGTCATATAGGTTATTATAATGTTGATATCAATGGAAAGACAGCTACATTAACTATAAAAATCAAACACGCATTTCTTCCAGAAAGTCCCGAGGTTAAAACAATAAAATTAAATCAATAAGTCTTCTGAATTGTTTTTTTAGATTAATTTGGCTCTTTTTTTAATACTTAATTAAAGAGCTTAAATGTGAAGGATTCATAATTTAGGAATTACCATTGTTATATTATGTGTTTTTTAAGTGGGTAGACAAAGAGCAAATATACAGGGTATTAAAATGCGTATAACTAATTCGACACTTTGGAGTTGACAGTATAAAAGTAAGCAAAAAAGTAGTAATCATAACTAGTTTAAACTATTTAGTTATAATTTTTAGTTTTGGTATTGCTTGGTTGTTACTATGGAAAGATTTTTCATTTACTGGAACTAACAAAAATATTACTAATATTAGTCTTACTATTGGCACTTTGATTTCAAGTAACGGATTAATACAAACGTATGGTTTGTTTTTGGATAAAGATGGTTTATTTTCAAGTACGCCTAAAGCACACAAGCAATTAGAAACTATTTTGTCGACTTTAACGACTATACTGCAAGCTATAACCATGTGCTTATGTGTAACATTTTTAAAAGAAACGCCAATACCAATAATTATCTTTTTAGTGATATTTATTATAATTGTAATGTTGAATTTTATATTAACCCCACGAGATAAAAGTTAAATAATTTATTTTACTCGTAGAATTTATATCAGAATTCAGTATATAAAAATAACAATTATTAAAATTTAAGCGTGAGTAGTCAACATTAAAGTAACTACTCACGCTTTTGAGATAATTATATAGAAGCAATCGTTATTTAATAATATCAATTAATTCTTTCTTAGATGCGGCACGTGCTGGTATCCAACCGAACACAATACCGATAAGAGTAGATACACCAACAGCTAAGATTACGGAGCCTAGACTGACGGAACTCTTAACCATCTCTGGTGTAACGAGATCAATTAATGTTGCTATGATAATACCGAGTATTAATCCGATAATACCACCAATAAGACATAGGACCACACTCTCGACTAAGAATTGTATTTCGATATCTCGACCTTTGGCACCAAATGCACGTCGAATCGCAATTTCTTCTGTACGCTCAGTAACTGAAATGTACATCACATTCATCACACCAATACCAGCAATAAAGAGTGAAATACCTGCAACTGCTGCAACAAAGTAAGTAATGGTATCTAATACTTTTCCGATACCTTTCATCATTTCTTCATTGTCTTGATAACTATATTGCCCTTCAGATGTGCCAGTACCTTTTTTATTCAGTTCTTTTTCAACTTTTTTACCGACATCTTTTTTAGCAGAACTCTTATCCACAGTAACTAATAATTGAGGCATACCCTGAGACAAGTTACCCATATATTTATTGAATGTCTTTGTAGGGAGTTGTACTGTTGATTCTTCAGGCATACCCATACCGCCAGCGTCCATTCCTGAATCTTCAGATACACCAACAACTTTAAATCCTTCGCCATTCACATAGATAGACTTACCTATCGCATTATTGTTAAACACTTTTTTCGCAAGTTTACTATCAATGACAGCAACTTTCTCTTCAGTGTCATTATCATCTTCAGTAAATCCTTTGCCTTTGCCTACATCGGTAAGCTCGTTTTGTTTTTTAAGACTGACATCACCACCACCATGTGAATTGGTGATTTTAGCTGAATACGTGCTATCATCGTCTTCTTTTATTTTGGCATTCTTAACACCTTTAATTTGTTCTACTACACTTATATCTTCTTGTTTAAACGGATTATTCTTAGGTGCCTCCATATTCTCAGTCATAAATGAAATAGAAGCTTGATCTTTACCCACACCCGCTTCATCAAATTGTTCATTTGTTGATTTCTTAAATCCATTACCTAAAGACATAATAGTAATGACAGCTGCGATACCGATGATAATCCCAATCATCGTAAAGATGTTTCGACGTTTATTCTTTAAAATTGAGCGAAAGGCGACAGCAATAACATTAGAAAAGTTATTCATGCGTCAACACCTCTTCCTCTCGCACACGACCGTCTAAAATATGAATAATACGATCAGCTTTATCCGCTACATCACGGTCATGTGTAACCATAATCATCGTTGTTCTTTTTTCTTTATTCAGTTTAACAAAGAGTTCCATAATATCTTGAGACGTCTTAGAATCAAGCGCACCTGTAGGTTCATCAGCGATTATAAACTTTGGATTGTTAATAATCGCTCTAGCAATGGCCACCCGTTGTTGTTGACCACCTGATAATTTATTCGGCAATAAATCTTCTTTACCTTTAAGACCGACGTCTTGAAGACCGTCTAAAACTTTATTTTTACGCTCTTTACTCCCTATTCCGTTATAAATAAGAGGGATACTAACATTCTCAAGAATGGTATTATTTTGAATCAATTTAAAGTTTTGAAAGACAAACCCTACAGTATGATTTCGAATTTCAGCAAGCTTGTTGTCTGAACTTTTTTGATAATTTTCATTATTAAAAAGGTATTCCCCTTCATATCCGCGATCGATAAATCCTAAAATATTGATGAGCGTACTCTTTCCTGAGCCTGAAGGACCCATGATAGCGATAAACTCTCCTTCATCAATATGAATATCAATATCCTTTAAAATATGATTATATTCATTACCATTTTTAAAGTGTCGATTGATTTTTTTCAACTCAATCATGATGACACCTCAACTTTTTCTCCATCATTTAAATTACCTTTAGGATTTTTAATGACTTTATCACCTGATTTAAGACCTTTTTTAACGATAATTTGACCATTGTTTCGTTCAATTTTGATATCTCGTTTATGAACTTTATGATTTTCATCAACCACGAACACATCGTTATCTTTAGTTAATACATTATCAGGTAGTTTTTTAGTTTTTAAAGGAATCTTCGCATCCATAGAGAAACCTGATCTAACTGGGATATCTAAATCTCCAATAACTACTCTGTATTTAGATGTGTCGCCTTCTTTACCTCCAGAAGGATTATTCACAGTTGGATTAGAAGCTTGAGCGCCTGAACCTTCACCTTCTTCACCGCCTGCTTGAGCACCACCAGCTGCTTCACCCTCACTACCGGAATCATAACTAGTAGGAAGCTCATCAATTTTGATAATCTTACCTTCACCTTTTTTACCTGTACTATTTACAGTAACGTCGACCTTATCTCCCTCTTTAATCTTATTAATATCAAATTCTGTAACAGTCGCATTGATTTGAGGGTTATCTGAAATTAACTGTAATATCGGTTGTCCATCACCAACATCTGAATCATTTTTGATATTTACTTTACCATCAAATGAAGCATACATACTGTCATTCACTTGTCTGTCGTGTTGTGTTAATGACTGTTGTGCTTCGTTTAATGAGCTTTGATCTTGAGTAAGTTTAGATTGCAATTGGCTATTATTAGGGCTTTGATTAATCTTTTGATAATCATCATTCACTTGACTTTGTGCTTGGTTAACTTTATTCGCTAATTGTTCACGTTTACTAGCATTCCATTTGTAAATCATTTTAGTAAGTTAAGAGAAAATCCAAAATGGTTAGTGAAGTTGTTAATTTTAATAGTTTTAGCCATAATAACTGCATTCGTAAGTTACTTTGCTACAAAAGATTCTGTATTATCACAAACTAATGGTCAGATGAATTCTGGAGTTTACTTGATAATAACAATAATAACTGGTTTCTTTGGCATGCTTTTTAATGCAGGAATAGTTTTTGTGATTTTCTTAGTTATTTCTAAAATATTTAAATCTGATGCTAAAGGTAGCAGTATCTTTTCTGCTGCACTTTCATACTCAATTATAATTAATGCTTTCTCTCTTATTATCATTATTATCCAACTATTATTTGGATTAAGTATTCTTGAATATAAATTAGACAGTTTAAACATCTTCGCTAAAGGCAACAAATTTTTAATGGCATTAAACTTAACTAACTTATTAAAAGCATTTTTAACAGGCGTAGTTTATTACTCAACGAGTCGCTTATCTAAGAAAACATCTATTATATTAGGTATCGTTGCTCTAGTTTTATTAGTTGGATTTGGTTTAATAAGTGGAGCTTCTGGTCAATCAATGCCAAATATGAACACTAAATAATCACAAGAGGTACAAAAATGAATTCAGGATTA
Proteins encoded in this region:
- a CDS encoding YSIRK-type signal peptide-containing protein (The YSIRK form of extended signal peptide directs nascent proteins to the cross-wall site, while signal peptides lacking YSIRK direct proteins instead to the cell pole. A large fraction of YSIRK proteins are surface proteins anchored by sortase-mediated processing of a C-terminal LPXTG motif.), with product MKNYNEKKRFSIRKYAVGVVSIVTGITIFIGGQQAHAAEETNQQINTPSHSNETTQTAQKNLKENESRPSESELSSSKTSQPQQSESTQHSQPQQTESTQSTQAQQTNPTQRPQDKENSQNQSLESTKEAINHNDTSDTSEAIDTEKEESDNQDVLPSKKTQDSEKTSDSTSTQDRVASTDNKQYKSETQSTETIQENDKVTQSKSSDNPSESQESTKSQDQQGPQDKPDSQDPQESKDKSSTHDTTYSKESKQNSSSSQPQETTQESRNNKDETDNDNPQSKGAHQSSQNTQLRSTENNDDPKDSTQLKSSNKEQDTREQNNEKEVDQPTKKTPSMKQENKNTTKQSVKTDKTERPTSTEPKTLQSHQPNKLSKQTLQAQYKNQYPVVFVHGFAGLVGEDAFTLYPNYWGGGKYNIKSELTKQGYRVHEANIGAFSSNYDRAVDLYYYIKGGRVDYGAAHAAKYGHHRYGRTYEGIMPDWAPGKKIHLVGHSMGGQTIRLMEHFLRNGNQEEIDYQRQHGGTVSDLFKGGKDNMISTITTVGTPHNGTPAADKLGTRKIVKDAMNRIGRLSGSRLLDLNLGFSQWGFKQKPNESYIEYAERVANSRIWDTEDQAINDLTTAGAEKLNKMTNLNPNIVYTTYTGTATHTGPLGFQIPDVRQLFAMDITSRIIGRDKNKNVRVNDGLVPVSSSIYPTAQAFKKVGFLNPATSKGVWQVRPVQNGWDHADLIGLDLPDFKRTGAELGKYYLGMINNMMRVEELDGLTKK
- a CDS encoding ABC transporter permease — encoded protein: MNNFSNVIAVAFRSILKNKRRNIFTMIGIIIGIAAVITIMSLGNGFKKSTNEQFDEAGVGKDQASISFMTENMEAPKNNPFKQEDISVVEQIKGVKNAKIKEDDDSTYSAKITNSHGGGDVSLKKQNELTDVGKGKGFTEDDNDTEEKVAVIDSKLAKKVFNNNAIGKSIYVNGEGFKVVGVSEDSGMDAGGMGMPEESTVQLPTKTFNKYMGNLSQGMPQLLVTVDKSSAKKDVGKKVEKELNKKGTGTSEGQYSYQDNEEMMKGIGKVLDTITYFVAAVAGISLFIAGIGVMNVMYISVTERTEEIAIRRAFGAKGRDIEIQFLVESVVLCLIGGIIGLILGIIIATLIDLVTPEMVKSSVSLGSVILAVGVSTLIGIVFGWIPARAASKKELIDIIK
- a CDS encoding ABC transporter ATP-binding protein — encoded protein: MIELKKINRHFKNGNEYNHILKDIDIHIDEGEFIAIMGPSGSGKSTLINILGFIDRGYEGEYLFNNENYQKSSDNKLAEIRNHTVGFVFQNFKLIQNNTILENVSIPLIYNGIGSKERKNKVLDGLQDVGLKGKEDLLPNKLSGGQQQRVAIARAIINNPKFIIADEPTGALDSKTSQDIMELFVKLNKEKRTTMIMVTHDRDVADKADRIIHILDGRVREEEVLTHE
- a CDS encoding YIP1 family protein, which translates into the protein MFTFTSIPFVNHFSKLRENPKWLVKLLILIVLAIITAFVSYFATKDSVLSQTNGQMNSGVYLIITIITGFFGMLFNAGIVFVIFLVISKIFKSDAKGSSIFSAALSYSIIINAFSLIIIIIQLLFGLSILEYKLDSLNIFAKGNKFLMALNLTNLLKAFLTGVVYYSTSRLSKKTSIILGIVALVLLVGFGLISGASGQSMPNMNTK